A single window of Maylandia zebra isolate NMK-2024a linkage group LG2, Mzebra_GT3a, whole genome shotgun sequence DNA harbors:
- the znf185 gene encoding zinc finger protein 185 isoform X11, whose amino-acid sequence MSKEGDRASVLRTTKVRTRLRGDASWLQRSNDSKDETQEEKPWIAEVKASRLSGAPADTSPVSSPTNSTPPPTKSDTERQPTSGYLIRGVFTKVDKPPPSSPSNGFSKTPQFNKKPSETYKKIAPHTVRSAAEKQEGQLSLEELEKRTEKASNVLTKSAARQRSYVLSAAKKYESQETPDTSLSNSSPAFVATRVEITDDDEPSETPAPASAVLPPPVVPVTSVASKPAPEPQKIADTSTKTAAAVSVNEPVAPKLEKKATPEPAKEETPQVSVTQEQPTFDTKVAAPLPELIKDCLQVASKEPQPKESGQTKTPLVDLSPPSKPPISSNQKSPESTTATSPVPTSTVTKSPAPVSPDVTSTPEKSDVKVSPVPTSTVTTSTVPTSTVTKSPAPVSPDVTSTPEKSDFKVSPVPTSTVPTSTVTKSPAPVSPDVTSTPEKLDVKVSPVPTSTVTTSTVPTSTVPTSTVTKSPPPVSPDVTSTPEKSDVKVSPVPTSTVPTSTVPTSTVPTSTVTKSPAPVSTDVTSTPDKSDVKVSPVPTSTVTKSPAPVSPDVTSTPKKSDVKVSPVPTSTVTKSPAPVSPDVTSTPEKSDVKVSPVPTSTVPTSTVPTSTVPTSTVPTSTVTKSPAPVSPDVTSTPEKSDVKVSPVPTSTVPTSTVPTSTVPTSTVPTSTVTKSPAPVSPDVTSTPEKSDVKVSPVPTSTVPTSNVPTSTVTKSPAPVSPDVTSTPEKSDVNVSPVPTSTVPTSTVPTSTVTKSPAPMSPDVTSTPEKSDVKVSPVPTSTVPTSTVTKSPAPVSPNVTSTPEKLDVKVSPVPTSTVPTSTVPTSTVTKSPAPVSPDVTSTPEKSDVKVSPVPTSTVPTSTVTKSPAPVSPDVTSTPEKSDVNVSPVPTSTVPTSTVTKSPAPVSPDVTSTPEKLDVKVSPVPTSTVTTSTVPTSTVPTSTVTKSPAPVSPDVTSTPEKLDVKVSPVPTSTVTTSTVPTSTVPTSTVTKSPAPVSPDVTSTPEKSDVKVSPVPTSTVTKSPAPVSPDVTSTPEKSDVNVSPVPTSTVPTSTVTKSPAPVSPDVTSTPEKSDVKVSPVPTSTVPTSTVTKSPAPVSPDVTSTPEKLDVNVSPVPTSTVPTSTVTKSPAPVSPDVTSTPEKSVVNVSPVPTSTVPTSTVTKSPAPVSPDVTSTPEKSDVKVSPVPTSTVPTSTVTKSPAPVSPDVTSTPEKLDVNVSPVPTSTVPTSTVTKSPALVSPDVTSTPEKSDVNVSPVPTSTVPTSTVTKSPAPVSPDVTSTPEKLDVKVSPVPTSTVTKLPAPVSPDVASTPEKSDVKVSSVPTSTVTKSPVPVPAVTESGLNTKPEPKMEPEPQTKLPPKPSSAADTLPALSNTLISFDTSSSSSFKNDEEALANQKGDSADDHPTENSAEQKPDSELNNCEPITDDLLGFSDGPEEPAEPVPPSPGRWSQDLLGGMDSKPNPVKTSGTLDLLANDVIVRGTEAHSLSMQQEEEKQTDKTAKETQSEEDNADPWSSRVTTVTTVVTKSSSADPFDPYPIGTTSPNSSSDLRQPLSDSSINSMGSNALRSLADDIIPFNTDKTSTQRSWETNTVQESNTEESQEAQPEAEGQAEDQQTVIMFERKSLENDSPWDRWTSPTVYTIPTEEEEEDDDEEEEEKQEEEQGRYLRTEDTQTVTTITTIREIRSEPEPSMDRFDTYSRTIREEEQRVKTPEPETKKPFVFVKEYVNATQNPRDTLNSRSDYLTSSSTSYSYSSPSLYSSYSRIPPSSTCTYCGEQVGNDAKITIEHLNINCHPSCFKCDMCKKPMGDLLHSMFLHGGKVHCETCYRAI is encoded by the exons ATGTCAAAAG AGGGAGACAGAGCGTCCGTGCTGCGTACCACCAAAGTCCGGACAAGGCTGAGGGGAGACGCCAGCTGGTTGCAACGCAGCAATGACTCTAAGGATGAAACGCAAGAGGAGAAACCATG GATAGCAGAAGTTAAAGCCAGCCGTCTGAGCGGAGCCCCTGCTGACACCAGTCCAGTGTCTTCGCCAACAAATTCTACTCCGCCACCAACCAAGTCTGACACGGAGAG GCAGCCAACATCCGGATACCTTATCAG ggGTGTTTTCACTAAAGTGGACAAGCCTCCTCCATCCTCACCATCTAACGGCTTTAG CAAAACACCGCAATTCAACAAAAAGCCTTCAGAGACCTACAAGAAAAT AGCCCCCCACACTGTGCGGTCTGCTGCAGAGAAACAGGAGGGCCAGCTTAGCCTCGAGGAGCTGGAGAAGCG GACGGAGAAAGCCAGTAATGTTCTGACGAAATCTGCAGCCAGGCAACGGTCTTACGTGCTTTCAGCTGCAAAGAAATACGA GTCTCAAGAAACGCCTGACACATCGCTCAGCAATAGCAGTCCAGCATTTGTGGCTACAAG GGTGGAGAttactgatgatgatgagcCTTCTGAGACTCCTGCACCTGCCAGCGCTGTGCTGCCACCCCCTGTTGTTCCTGTCACATCTGTTGCATCCAAGCCTGCGCCCGAACCTCAGAAAAT TGCTGACACCAGCACTAAgacagctgctgctgtgagTGTTAATGAGCCGGTTGCTCCAAAGTTGGAGAAGAAGGCCACCCCAGAGCCTGCAAAAGAAGAGACCCCTCAAGTGTCTGTTACACAAGAACAGCCAACTTTTGACACCAAGGTGGCTGCTCCCCTCCCTGAACTAATCAAAGATTGTCTTCAAGTAGCCTCTAAAGAGCCACAACCCAAAGAGTCTGGGCAGACTAAAACGCCTCTGGTTGATCTTTCGCCACCATCAAAACCCCCAATATCATCTAATCAAAAGTCCCCTGAGTCGACCACTGCAACGTCTCCTGTCCCAacctccactgtcaccaagtcaCCTGCACCTGTGTCCCCCGATGTGACTTCAACTCCTGAAAAATCAGATGTCAAAGTGTCTCCTGTCCCGACCTCCACTGTCACAACCTCCACTGTCCCGacctccactgtcaccaaatcaCCTGCACCTGTGTCCCCGGATGTGACTTCAACTCCTGAAAAATCAGATTTCAAAGTGTCTCCTGTCCCGACCTCCACTGTCCCGacctccactgtcaccaaatcaCCTGCACCTGTGTCCCCGGATGTGACTTCAACTCCTGAAAAATTGGATGTCAAAGTGTCTCCTGTCCCGACCTCCACTGTCACAACCTCCACTGTCCCGACCTCCACTGTCCCAacctccactgtcaccaaatcaCCTCCACCTGTGTCCCCGGATGTGACTTCAACTCCTGAAAAATCAGATGTCAAAGTGTCTCCTGTCCCGACCTCCACTGTCCCAACCTCCACTGTTCCGACCTCCACCGTCCCAACCTCAACTGTCACCAAGTCACCTGCACCTGTGTCCACGGATGTGACTTCAACTCCTGACAAATCAGATGTCAAAGTGTCTCCTGTCCCGacctccactgtcaccaagtcaCCTGCACCTGTGTCCCCGGATGTGACTTCAACTCCTAAAAAATCAGATGTCAAAGTGTCTCCTGTCCCGacctccactgtcaccaaatcaCCTGCACCTGTGTCCCCTGATGTGACTTCAACTCCTGAAAAATCAGATGTCAAAGTGTCTCCTGTCCCGACCTCCACTGTCCCGACCTCCACTGTCCCGACCTCCACTGTTCCGACCTCCACTGTCCCAacctccactgtcaccaaatcaCCTGCACCTGTGTCCCCTGATGTGACTTCAACTCCTGAAAAATCAGATGTCAAAGTGTCTCCTGTCCCGACCTCCACTGTCCCGACCTCCACTGTCCCGACCTCCACTGTTCCGACCTCCACTGTCCCGacctccactgtcaccaagtcaCCTGCACCTGTGTCCCCTGATGTGACTTCGACTCCTGAAAAATCAGATGTCAAAGTGTCTCCTGTCCCGACCTCCACTGTTCCGACCTCCAATGTCCCGacctccactgtcaccaagtcaCCTGCACCTGTGTCCCCTGATGTGACTTCAACTCCTGAAAAATCAGATGTCAACGTGTCTCCTGTCCCGACCTCCACTGTTCCGACCTCCACTGTCCCGacctccactgtcaccaagtcaCCTGCACCTATGTCCCCGGATGTGACTTCAACTCCTGAAAAATCAGATGTCAAAGTGTCTCCTGTCCCGACCTCCACTGTCCCAacctccactgtcaccaaatcaCCTGCACCTGTGTCCCCCAATGTGACTTCAACTCCTGAAAAATTGGATGTCAAAGTGTCTCCTGTCCCGACCTCCACTGTCCCAACCTCCACTGTCCCGacctccactgtcaccaagtcaCCTGCACCTGTGTCCCCGGATGTGACTTCAACTCCTGAAAAATCAGATGTCAAAGTGTCTCCTGTCCCGACCTCCACTGTCCCAacctccactgtcaccaaatcaCCTGCACCTGTGTCCCCTGATGTGACTTCAACTCCTGAAAAATCGGATGTCAACGTGTCTCCTGTCCCGACCTCCACTGTCCCAacctccactgtcaccaagtcaCCTGCACCTGTGTCCCCGGATGTGACTTCAACTCCTGAAAAATTGGATGTCAAAGTGTCTCCTGTCCCGACCTCCACTGTCACAACCTCCACTGTCCCGACCTCCACTGTCCCAacctccactgtcaccaagtcaCCTGCACCTGTGTCCCCGGATGTGACTTCAACTCCTGAAAAATTGGATGTCAAAGTGTCTCCTGTCCCAACCTCCACTGTCACAACCTCCACTGTCCCGACCTCCACTGTCCCAacctccactgtcaccaaatcaCCTGCACCTGTGTCCCCGGATGTGACTTCAACTCCTGAAAAATCAGATGTCAAAGTGTCTCCTGTCCCGAC ctccactgtcaccaaatcaCCTGCACCTGTGTCCCCTGATGTGACTTCAACTCCTGAAAAATCAGATGTCAACGTGTCTCCTGTCCCGACCTCCACTGTCCCAacctccactgtcaccaagtcaCCTGCACCTGTGTCCCCGGATGTGACTTCAACTCCTGAAAAATCAGATGTCAAAGTGTCTCCTGTCCCGACCTCCACTGTCCCAacctccactgtcaccaaatcaCCTGCACCTGTGTCCCCTGATGTGACTTCAACTCCTGAAAAATTGGATGTCAACGTGTCTCCTGTCCCGACCTCCACTGTCCCAacctccactgtcaccaaatcaCCTGCACCTGTGTCCCCTGATGTGACTTCAACTCCTGAAAAATCGGTTGTCAACGTGTCTCCTGTCCCGACCTCCACTGTCCCGacctccactgtcaccaagtcaCCTGCACCTGTGTCCCCGGATGTGACTTCAACTCCTGAAAAATCAGATGTCAAAGTGTCTCCTGTCCCGACCTCCACTGTCCCAacctccactgtcaccaaatcaCCTGCACCTGTGTCCCCTGATGTGACTTCAACTCCTGAAAAATTGGATGTCAACGTGTCTCCTGTCCCGACCTCCACTGTCCCAacctccactgtcaccaaatcaCCTGCACTTGTGTCCCCTGATGTGACTTCAACTCCTGAAAAATCGGATGTCAACGTGTCTCCTGTCCCGACCTCCACTGTCCCAacctccactgtcaccaaatcaCCTGCACCTGTGTCCCCTGATGTGACTTCAACTCCTGAAAAATTGGATGTCAAAGTGTCTCCTGTCCCGACCTCTACTGTCACCAAGTTGCCTGCTCCTGTGTCCCCTGATGTGGCTTCAACCCCTGAAAAATCAGATGTTAAAGTGTCCTCTGTCCCAacctccactgtcaccaagtcaCCTGTCCCAGTGCCTGCTGTAACAGAATCTGGACTGAACACAAAACCTGAACCCAAAATGGAACCAGAGCCACAGACTAAATTGCCTCCAAAACCAAG CTCCGCTGCTGACACGCTCCCTGCTCTGTCCAACACTCTGATTTCTTTCGACACCAGTTCATCCAG tAGCTTTAAGAATGATGAGGAAGCCCTGGCAAACCAAAAAGGAGACTCAGCGGACGATCACCCCACAGAGAACAG TGCTGAACAGAAGCCAGATTCAGAGCTCAACAACTGTGAACCAATAACAGACGATCTCCTGGGTTTCAGTGATGG TCCAGAGGAGCCAGCAGAACCTGTTCCCCCCAGCCCAGGACGCTGGAGTCAGGATCTGCTTGGTGGAATGGACAG TAAGCCAAACCCAGTGAAGACCAGCGGCACTCTGGATCTTCTGGCAAATGATGTCATTGTAAGAGGCACAGAGgcacacag CCTCAGCAtgcagcaagaggaggagaagcaGACAGACAAGACAGCCAAAGAAACACAAAG TGAAGAGGACAATGCGGATCCCTGGAGCTCACGTGTGACAACAGTGACAACCGTAGTCACTAAATCAAG CTCGGCTGATCCATTTGATCCATATCCGATAGGGACCACATCCCCTAACAG CTCCTCTGACCTGCGCCAGCCCCTCTCTGATAGTTCCATCAACAG TATGGGCAGTAATGCCTTGCGGTCCCTTGCAGATGACATCATCCCTTTCAACACTGACAAAACAAG CACTCAGCGGTCATGGGAAACCAACACAGTCCAGGAGTCGAACACAGAGGAGAG CCAAGAAGCGCAACCAGAAGCAGAAGGCCAAGCTGAAGATCAACAGACAGTCATCATGTTTGAGAGGAA gTCCCTTGAGAATGACTCTCCGTGGGACCGATGGACATCACCGACTGTCTATACCATCCccacagaagaggaggaggaggacgacgacgaagaagaagaagagaagcaagaaGAGGAGCAGGGAAGGTATCTTCG CACTGAGGATACACAAACGGTCACAACCATCACTACCATCAG
- the znf185 gene encoding zinc finger protein 185 isoform X6 produces MSKEGDRASVLRTTKVRTRLRGDASWLQRSNDSKDETQEEKPWIAEVKASRLSGAPADTSPVSSPTNSTPPPTKSDTERQPTSGYLIRGVFTKVDKPPPSSPSNGFSKTPQFNKKPSETYKKIAPHTVRSAAEKQEGQLSLEELEKRTEKASNVLTKSAARQRSYVLSAAKKYESQETPDTSLSNSSPAFVATRVEITDDDEPSETPAPASAVLPPPVVPVTSVASKPAPEPQKIADTSTKTAAAVSVNEPVAPKLEKKATPEPAKEETPQVSVTQEQPTFDTKVAAPLPELIKDCLQVASKEPQPKESGQTKTPLVDLSPPSKPPISSNQKSPESTTATSPVPTSTVTKSPAPVSPDVTSTPEKSDVKVSPVPTSTVTTSTVPTSTVTKSPAPVSPDVTSTPEKSDFKVSPVPTSTVPTSTVTKSPAPVSPDVTSTPEKLDVKVSPVPTSTVTTSTVPTSTVPTSTVTKSPPPVSPDVTSTPEKSDVKVSPVPTSTVPTSTVPTSTVPTSTVTKSPAPVSTDVTSTPDKSDVKVSPVPTSTVTKSPAPVSPDVTSTPKKSDVKVSPVPTSTVTKSPAPVSPDVTSTPEKSDVKVSPVPTSTVPTSTVPTSTVPTSTVPTSTVTKSPAPVSPDVTSTPEKSDVKVSPVPTSTVPTSTVPTSTVPTSTVPTSTVTKSPAPVSPDVTSTPEKSDVKVSPVPTSTVPTSNVPTSTVTKSPAPVSPDVTSTPEKSDVNVSPVPTSTVPTSTVPTSTVTKSPAPMSPDVTSTPEKSDVKVSPVPTSTVPTSTVTKSPAPVSPNVTSTPEKLDVKVSPVPTSTVPTSTVPTSTVTKSPAPVSPDVTSTPEKSDVKVSPVPTSTVPTSTVTKSPAPVSPDVTSTPEKSDVNVSPVPTSTVPTSTVTKSPAPVSPDVTSTPEKLDVKVSPVPTSTVPTSTVTKSPAPVSPDVTSTPEKLDVKVSPVPTSTVTTSTVPTSTVPTSTVTKSPAPVSPDVTSTPEKSDVKVSPVPTSTVPTSTVTKSPPPVSPDVTSTPEKSDVNVSPVLTSTVPTSTVTKSPAPVSPDVTSTPEKSDVNVSPVPTSTVPTSTVTKSPAPVSPDVTSTPEKSDVKVSPVPTSTVPTSTVTKSPAPVSPDVTSTPEKLDVNVSPVPTSTVPTSTVTKSPAPVSPDVTSTPEKSVVNVSPVPTSTVPTSTVTKSPAPVSPDVTSTPEKSDVKVSPVPTSTVPTSTVTKSPAPVSPDVTSTPEKLDVNVSPVPTSTVPTSTVTKSPALVSPDVTSTPEKSDVNVSPVPTSTVPTSTVTKSPAPVSPDVTSTPEKLDVKVSPVPTSTVTKLPAPVSPDVASTPEKSDVKVSSVPTSTVTKSPVPVPAVTESGLNTKPEPKMEPEPQTKLPPKPSSAADTLPALSNTLISFDTSSSSSFKNDEEALANQKGDSADDHPTENSAEQKPDSELNNCEPITDDLLGFSDGPEEPAEPVPPSPGRWSQDLLGGMDSKPNPVKTSGTLDLLANDVIVRGTEAHSLSMQQEEEKQTDKTAKETQSEEDNADPWSSRVTTVTTVVTKSSSADPFDPYPIGTTSPNSSSDLRQPLSDSSINSMGSNALRSLADDIIPFNTDKTSTQRSWETNTVQESNTEESQEAQPEAEGQAEDQQTVIMFERKSLENDSPWDRWTSPTVYTIPTEEEEEDDDEEEEEKQEEEQGRYLRTEDTQTVTTITTIREIRSEPEPSMDRFDTYSRTIREEEQRVKTPEPETKKPFVFVKEYVNATQNPRDTLNSRSDYLTSSSTSYSYSSPSLYSSYSRIPPSSTCTYCGEQVGNDAKITIEHLNINCHPSCFKCDMCKKPMGDLLHSMFLHGGKVHCETCYRAI; encoded by the exons ATGTCAAAAG AGGGAGACAGAGCGTCCGTGCTGCGTACCACCAAAGTCCGGACAAGGCTGAGGGGAGACGCCAGCTGGTTGCAACGCAGCAATGACTCTAAGGATGAAACGCAAGAGGAGAAACCATG GATAGCAGAAGTTAAAGCCAGCCGTCTGAGCGGAGCCCCTGCTGACACCAGTCCAGTGTCTTCGCCAACAAATTCTACTCCGCCACCAACCAAGTCTGACACGGAGAG GCAGCCAACATCCGGATACCTTATCAG ggGTGTTTTCACTAAAGTGGACAAGCCTCCTCCATCCTCACCATCTAACGGCTTTAG CAAAACACCGCAATTCAACAAAAAGCCTTCAGAGACCTACAAGAAAAT AGCCCCCCACACTGTGCGGTCTGCTGCAGAGAAACAGGAGGGCCAGCTTAGCCTCGAGGAGCTGGAGAAGCG GACGGAGAAAGCCAGTAATGTTCTGACGAAATCTGCAGCCAGGCAACGGTCTTACGTGCTTTCAGCTGCAAAGAAATACGA GTCTCAAGAAACGCCTGACACATCGCTCAGCAATAGCAGTCCAGCATTTGTGGCTACAAG GGTGGAGAttactgatgatgatgagcCTTCTGAGACTCCTGCACCTGCCAGCGCTGTGCTGCCACCCCCTGTTGTTCCTGTCACATCTGTTGCATCCAAGCCTGCGCCCGAACCTCAGAAAAT TGCTGACACCAGCACTAAgacagctgctgctgtgagTGTTAATGAGCCGGTTGCTCCAAAGTTGGAGAAGAAGGCCACCCCAGAGCCTGCAAAAGAAGAGACCCCTCAAGTGTCTGTTACACAAGAACAGCCAACTTTTGACACCAAGGTGGCTGCTCCCCTCCCTGAACTAATCAAAGATTGTCTTCAAGTAGCCTCTAAAGAGCCACAACCCAAAGAGTCTGGGCAGACTAAAACGCCTCTGGTTGATCTTTCGCCACCATCAAAACCCCCAATATCATCTAATCAAAAGTCCCCTGAGTCGACCACTGCAACGTCTCCTGTCCCAacctccactgtcaccaagtcaCCTGCACCTGTGTCCCCCGATGTGACTTCAACTCCTGAAAAATCAGATGTCAAAGTGTCTCCTGTCCCGACCTCCACTGTCACAACCTCCACTGTCCCGacctccactgtcaccaaatcaCCTGCACCTGTGTCCCCGGATGTGACTTCAACTCCTGAAAAATCAGATTTCAAAGTGTCTCCTGTCCCGACCTCCACTGTCCCGacctccactgtcaccaaatcaCCTGCACCTGTGTCCCCGGATGTGACTTCAACTCCTGAAAAATTGGATGTCAAAGTGTCTCCTGTCCCGACCTCCACTGTCACAACCTCCACTGTCCCGACCTCCACTGTCCCAacctccactgtcaccaaatcaCCTCCACCTGTGTCCCCGGATGTGACTTCAACTCCTGAAAAATCAGATGTCAAAGTGTCTCCTGTCCCGACCTCCACTGTCCCAACCTCCACTGTTCCGACCTCCACCGTCCCAACCTCAACTGTCACCAAGTCACCTGCACCTGTGTCCACGGATGTGACTTCAACTCCTGACAAATCAGATGTCAAAGTGTCTCCTGTCCCGacctccactgtcaccaagtcaCCTGCACCTGTGTCCCCGGATGTGACTTCAACTCCTAAAAAATCAGATGTCAAAGTGTCTCCTGTCCCGacctccactgtcaccaaatcaCCTGCACCTGTGTCCCCTGATGTGACTTCAACTCCTGAAAAATCAGATGTCAAAGTGTCTCCTGTCCCGACCTCCACTGTCCCGACCTCCACTGTCCCGACCTCCACTGTTCCGACCTCCACTGTCCCAacctccactgtcaccaaatcaCCTGCACCTGTGTCCCCTGATGTGACTTCAACTCCTGAAAAATCAGATGTCAAAGTGTCTCCTGTCCCGACCTCCACTGTCCCGACCTCCACTGTCCCGACCTCCACTGTTCCGACCTCCACTGTCCCGacctccactgtcaccaagtcaCCTGCACCTGTGTCCCCTGATGTGACTTCGACTCCTGAAAAATCAGATGTCAAAGTGTCTCCTGTCCCGACCTCCACTGTTCCGACCTCCAATGTCCCGacctccactgtcaccaagtcaCCTGCACCTGTGTCCCCTGATGTGACTTCAACTCCTGAAAAATCAGATGTCAACGTGTCTCCTGTCCCGACCTCCACTGTTCCGACCTCCACTGTCCCGacctccactgtcaccaagtcaCCTGCACCTATGTCCCCGGATGTGACTTCAACTCCTGAAAAATCAGATGTCAAAGTGTCTCCTGTCCCGACCTCCACTGTCCCAacctccactgtcaccaaatcaCCTGCACCTGTGTCCCCCAATGTGACTTCAACTCCTGAAAAATTGGATGTCAAAGTGTCTCCTGTCCCGACCTCCACTGTCCCAACCTCCACTGTCCCGacctccactgtcaccaagtcaCCTGCACCTGTGTCCCCGGATGTGACTTCAACTCCTGAAAAATCAGATGTCAAAGTGTCTCCTGTCCCGACCTCCACTGTCCCAacctccactgtcaccaaatcaCCTGCACCTGTGTCCCCTGATGTGACTTCAACTCCTGAAAAATCGGATGTCAACGTGTCTCCTGTCCCGACCTCCACTGTCCCAacctccactgtcaccaagtcaCCTGCACCTGTGTCCCCGGATGTGACTTCAACTCCTGAAAAATTGGATGTCAAAGTGTCTCCTGTCCCGAC CTCCACTGTCCCAacctccactgtcaccaagtcaCCTGCACCTGTGTCCCCGGATGTGACTTCAACTCCTGAAAAATTGGATGTCAAAGTGTCTCCTGTCCCAACCTCCACTGTCACAACCTCCACTGTCCCGACCTCCACTGTCCCAacctccactgtcaccaaatcaCCTGCACCTGTGTCCCCGGATGTGACTTCAACTCCTGAAAAATCAGATGTCAAAGTGTCTCCTGTCCCGACCTCCACTGTCCCAacctccactgtcaccaaatcaCCTCCACCTGTGTCCCCTGATGTGACTTCAACTCCTGAAAAATCGGATGTCAACGTGTCTCCTGTCCTGACCTCCACTGTCCCAacctccactgtcaccaaatcaCCTGCACCTGTGTCCCCTGATGTGACTTCAACTCCTGAAAAATCAGATGTCAACGTGTCTCCTGTCCCGACCTCCACTGTCCCAacctccactgtcaccaagtcaCCTGCACCTGTGTCCCCGGATGTGACTTCAACTCCTGAAAAATCAGATGTCAAAGTGTCTCCTGTCCCGACCTCCACTGTCCCAacctccactgtcaccaaatcaCCTGCACCTGTGTCCCCTGATGTGACTTCAACTCCTGAAAAATTGGATGTCAACGTGTCTCCTGTCCCGACCTCCACTGTCCCAacctccactgtcaccaaatcaCCTGCACCTGTGTCCCCTGATGTGACTTCAACTCCTGAAAAATCGGTTGTCAACGTGTCTCCTGTCCCGACCTCCACTGTCCCGacctccactgtcaccaagtcaCCTGCACCTGTGTCCCCGGATGTGACTTCAACTCCTGAAAAATCAGATGTCAAAGTGTCTCCTGTCCCGACCTCCACTGTCCCAacctccactgtcaccaaatcaCCTGCACCTGTGTCCCCTGATGTGACTTCAACTCCTGAAAAATTGGATGTCAACGTGTCTCCTGTCCCGACCTCCACTGTCCCAacctccactgtcaccaaatcaCCTGCACTTGTGTCCCCTGATGTGACTTCAACTCCTGAAAAATCGGATGTCAACGTGTCTCCTGTCCCGACCTCCACTGTCCCAacctccactgtcaccaaatcaCCTGCACCTGTGTCCCCTGATGTGACTTCAACTCCTGAAAAATTGGATGTCAAAGTGTCTCCTGTCCCGACCTCTACTGTCACCAAGTTGCCTGCTCCTGTGTCCCCTGATGTGGCTTCAACCCCTGAAAAATCAGATGTTAAAGTGTCCTCTGTCCCAacctccactgtcaccaagtcaCCTGTCCCAGTGCCTGCTGTAACAGAATCTGGACTGAACACAAAACCTGAACCCAAAATGGAACCAGAGCCACAGACTAAATTGCCTCCAAAACCAAG CTCCGCTGCTGACACGCTCCCTGCTCTGTCCAACACTCTGATTTCTTTCGACACCAGTTCATCCAG tAGCTTTAAGAATGATGAGGAAGCCCTGGCAAACCAAAAAGGAGACTCAGCGGACGATCACCCCACAGAGAACAG TGCTGAACAGAAGCCAGATTCAGAGCTCAACAACTGTGAACCAATAACAGACGATCTCCTGGGTTTCAGTGATGG TCCAGAGGAGCCAGCAGAACCTGTTCCCCCCAGCCCAGGACGCTGGAGTCAGGATCTGCTTGGTGGAATGGACAG TAAGCCAAACCCAGTGAAGACCAGCGGCACTCTGGATCTTCTGGCAAATGATGTCATTGTAAGAGGCACAGAGgcacacag CCTCAGCAtgcagcaagaggaggagaagcaGACAGACAAGACAGCCAAAGAAACACAAAG TGAAGAGGACAATGCGGATCCCTGGAGCTCACGTGTGACAACAGTGACAACCGTAGTCACTAAATCAAG CTCGGCTGATCCATTTGATCCATATCCGATAGGGACCACATCCCCTAACAG CTCCTCTGACCTGCGCCAGCCCCTCTCTGATAGTTCCATCAACAG TATGGGCAGTAATGCCTTGCGGTCCCTTGCAGATGACATCATCCCTTTCAACACTGACAAAACAAG CACTCAGCGGTCATGGGAAACCAACACAGTCCAGGAGTCGAACACAGAGGAGAG CCAAGAAGCGCAACCAGAAGCAGAAGGCCAAGCTGAAGATCAACAGACAGTCATCATGTTTGAGAGGAA gTCCCTTGAGAATGACTCTCCGTGGGACCGATGGACATCACCGACTGTCTATACCATCCccacagaagaggaggaggaggacgacgacgaagaagaagaagagaagcaagaaGAGGAGCAGGGAAGGTATCTTCG CACTGAGGATACACAAACGGTCACAACCATCACTACCATCAG